One Candidatus Limnocylindrales bacterium genomic window carries:
- the moeB gene encoding molybdopterin-synthase adenylyltransferase MoeB — MALTFQQMLDEAKRLVPEVTADEVRKLSESSDPPILIDVREKEEFRDGHLAGAMSIPRGFLEMQVEGKVPDKAAPVIAYCQGGTRSLLAGRILKEMGYSDVRSMSGGFGAWKNGGFPWTQDRQFTQDQLARYSRHFLLSEVGEAGQARLLDAKVLCLGAGGLGSPVAFYLAAAGVGTLGIVDNDVVDVSNLQRQILHTNDRVGMLKTESAAMTLKALNPDVRIHEHRTRLDSSNILEIIKDYDIIVDGCDNFPTRYLVNDACVMTGKTNVHGSIFQFEGQVTVFKPHEGPCYRCLFPEPPPPGMAPSCAEAGVLGVLPGLVGCIQALETIKVILGVGSPLIGKLAHIETLGMEVRIMNLRRDPQCPVCGENPTIHELIDYEEFCGLRAPAGSDRNAA, encoded by the coding sequence ATGGCTTTGACGTTTCAGCAGATGCTCGACGAGGCCAAGCGCCTCGTCCCGGAAGTGACGGCGGACGAGGTTCGCAAGCTGTCGGAAAGCAGCGACCCTCCCATCCTCATCGACGTGCGCGAGAAGGAAGAGTTCCGCGACGGCCATCTGGCCGGCGCGATGAGCATTCCGCGCGGGTTCCTGGAAATGCAGGTCGAAGGAAAGGTTCCCGACAAGGCCGCCCCCGTCATCGCCTACTGCCAGGGGGGCACGCGATCGCTGCTGGCCGGCCGCATTCTCAAGGAGATGGGGTACTCCGATGTCCGCTCGATGAGCGGCGGATTCGGCGCGTGGAAGAACGGCGGCTTCCCCTGGACGCAGGACCGCCAGTTCACGCAGGACCAACTCGCGCGCTACAGCCGCCACTTCCTGCTGAGCGAAGTCGGCGAGGCCGGGCAGGCACGGCTCCTGGACGCCAAGGTGTTGTGCCTGGGCGCGGGCGGTCTGGGCTCGCCGGTGGCGTTCTATCTGGCTGCGGCGGGCGTGGGCACGCTCGGTATCGTCGACAATGACGTCGTCGACGTCTCCAATCTGCAGCGCCAGATTCTGCACACCAACGATCGGGTCGGCATGCTCAAGACCGAGTCGGCGGCGATGACGCTCAAGGCGCTCAACCCCGACGTTCGCATCCACGAGCACCGGACGCGTCTGGACTCGTCGAACATCCTCGAGATCATCAAGGACTACGACATCATCGTCGACGGCTGCGACAACTTCCCCACGCGCTACCTGGTCAACGACGCCTGCGTCATGACGGGCAAGACGAACGTGCACGGCAGCATCTTCCAGTTCGAGGGGCAGGTCACCGTCTTCAAGCCGCACGAGGGGCCGTGCTATCGGTGCCTGTTCCCCGAGCCTCCGCCGCCGGGCATGGCTCCGAGCTGCGCGGAGGCCGGCGTGCTGGGCGTGCTGCCGGGGCTGGTCGGCTGCATCCAGGCATTGGAAACCATCAAGGTCATCCTCGGTGTGGGTTCGCCGCTGATCGGAAAGCTCGCGCACATCGAGACGCTCGGCATGGAAGTGCGGATCATGAATCTGCGCCGCGACCCGCAGTGTCCGGTCTGCGGGGAGAACCCGACGATTCACGAGCTGATCGACTACGAGGAGTTCTGCGGACTGCGCGCTCCCGCGGGCAGCGACCGCAATGCCGCCTGA
- a CDS encoding histidine phosphatase family protein has translation MPPEAPPAASILFFLRHGETEWNRQRRIMGDMDIPLSPRGREQCHATARLLDGFGIERIRSSPLLRARQTAEIVAQALHVPIEFDESLVEVRFGEWQGKTYDEVRADARFVSFASDPVAHATPGGETIADVQARGLACAGSIAAGERVLLVSHGDIIRAVLCHYMSIPLSEFRRIRIDNCGLAAVSVTGDVAVAQFVNLLSDVTRVLEPVHWDRTPQK, from the coding sequence ATGCCGCCTGAGGCTCCGCCGGCCGCGTCGATCCTGTTCTTCCTGCGGCACGGCGAGACCGAATGGAATCGCCAGCGGCGCATCATGGGCGACATGGACATACCGCTCAGCCCGCGCGGCCGCGAGCAATGCCACGCCACGGCGAGGCTTCTTGACGGCTTCGGCATCGAGCGCATCCGCAGCAGCCCGCTGCTGCGTGCGCGGCAGACGGCTGAGATCGTGGCGCAGGCGCTGCACGTTCCGATCGAATTCGATGAGTCTCTGGTCGAGGTGCGGTTCGGGGAGTGGCAGGGCAAGACCTACGATGAGGTGCGCGCCGACGCCCGGTTCGTCTCGTTCGCATCCGATCCGGTCGCGCACGCCACGCCTGGCGGCGAGACCATCGCCGACGTGCAGGCGCGCGGCCTGGCGTGCGCCGGCAGCATCGCCGCCGGCGAGCGCGTCCTGCTGGTCAGCCACGGCGACATCATCCGCGCGGTGCTGTGCCACTACATGTCGATCCCGCTGAGCGAGTTTCGCCGCATCCGCATCGACAACTGTGGGCTGGCCGCGGTGTCGGTGACGGGGGACGTGGCGGTGGCGCAATTCGTCAATCTCCTCTCCGACGTGACGCGCGTGCTCGAGCCTGTGCACTGGGATCGGACGCCGCAAAAATGA
- a CDS encoding glutathione S-transferase family protein, which yields MTLYDYPGCPFGKKVRIVLAEKELSFDTVIVDLAKGQQRGEEFRRLNPFGKVPVLVDEGSVVYESTIINEYLNDEYPHDPELLPEDSGERARVRLLVDFADRAFTLPSMAIERELAAAERDESKLSMAREAVTKCLTVLERELAGKEFLSEQFSLADVAFAPTLVQLDRLGIVVDGSLPSVQAWRGRLTSRPSIGNLLKLVA from the coding sequence ATGACACTTTACGACTACCCTGGTTGCCCATTCGGTAAGAAGGTCCGGATCGTCCTGGCCGAGAAGGAGCTTTCCTTCGATACCGTCATCGTCGATCTGGCCAAGGGCCAGCAGCGCGGGGAGGAATTCCGGCGCCTCAACCCGTTCGGCAAGGTGCCGGTCCTGGTCGATGAGGGTAGCGTCGTCTACGAGTCGACCATCATCAACGAGTACCTGAACGACGAGTATCCGCACGATCCCGAGCTCCTTCCCGAGGATTCGGGCGAGCGCGCGCGTGTGCGGCTGCTCGTCGACTTCGCCGATCGCGCCTTCACGCTTCCCTCGATGGCCATCGAGCGCGAGCTGGCGGCAGCCGAGCGCGACGAATCGAAGCTTTCGATGGCACGCGAAGCCGTCACCAAGTGCCTGACGGTTCTGGAGCGCGAGCTGGCGGGCAAGGAGTTCCTCTCCGAGCAGTTCTCGCTGGCCGACGTCGCGTTCGCACCGACACTGGTCCAACTCGACCGCCTGGGCATCGTCGTCGACGGCTCGCTGCCGAGCGTGCAGGCGTGGCGCGGTCGTCTGACGTCGCGTCCGAGCATCGGGAACCTGCTCAAGCTGGTGGCCTGA
- a CDS encoding transketolase C-terminal domain-containing protein → MGKATRVAFGDALLRIGATHPRVVVLDADLASSVQTKKFGDAFPDRFFQVGIAEGNMVGMAAGMALCGLTPFAASFACFLTGRFEQIRMSIGYNNANVRLVGTHSGIGIGEDGYSQMGLEDIALMRSLPNMVVLQPADCREAERATEFLADYVGGPAYLRLTRQNVDDVNGEGYRFEFGKGVEIRDGSDVTIVASGAVVGESIRAAERLAKDGISAGVVNLHTIKPIDSALLLKLAGKTGRILTVEDHGVTGGVGGAVVEALAEVPDVVVRIHGVHGYGESGTGADLYAKHGLDEAGIARVAKEFVWADQKRAKAHA, encoded by the coding sequence ATGGGCAAGGCAACCAGAGTCGCTTTCGGGGACGCGTTGCTGCGCATTGGCGCGACGCATCCGCGCGTGGTCGTGCTGGACGCGGATCTGGCCAGTTCGGTGCAGACCAAGAAGTTCGGCGACGCCTTTCCCGACCGTTTCTTTCAGGTCGGCATTGCCGAAGGCAACATGGTCGGTATGGCCGCAGGGATGGCGCTTTGCGGCCTCACGCCTTTTGCCGCCAGCTTCGCCTGCTTCCTGACGGGTCGCTTCGAACAGATCCGGATGTCGATCGGCTACAACAACGCCAACGTGCGGCTGGTCGGAACGCATTCGGGAATCGGCATCGGCGAGGACGGCTATTCGCAGATGGGCCTCGAGGACATCGCGCTGATGCGGTCGCTGCCGAACATGGTGGTGCTGCAGCCGGCCGACTGCCGCGAGGCCGAGCGCGCCACCGAGTTCCTCGCGGACTATGTCGGCGGCCCGGCGTACCTTCGCCTGACCAGGCAGAACGTCGACGACGTCAACGGCGAGGGCTACCGCTTCGAGTTCGGCAAGGGCGTCGAGATCCGCGACGGCAGCGACGTCACCATCGTCGCCTCGGGCGCGGTCGTCGGCGAGTCGATTCGTGCGGCCGAGCGGCTTGCCAAGGACGGCATCAGCGCCGGTGTCGTCAATCTGCACACGATCAAGCCGATCGACAGTGCGCTGCTGCTCAAACTGGCCGGCAAGACCGGACGCATCCTGACGGTCGAGGATCACGGCGTCACCGGCGGCGTCGGCGGTGCAGTCGTCGAGGCGCTGGCCGAAGTTCCCGACGTCGTCGTGAGGATCCACGGAGTTCACGGCTACGGCGAGTCCGGAACCGGTGCCGATCTGTACGCGAAACACGGACTCGACGAGGCGGGGATTGCCCGCGTCGCGAAGGAGTTTGTGTGGGCGGATCAGAAGCGCGCCAAAGCCCACGCCTGA
- a CDS encoding transketolase → MTSVEELQAIAKELRIESLRMIHAGGSGHPGGSLSAAEIAATLYFRVLRYRVGKPDDPSRDRFLISKGHGVPVIYAALARAGCIPRDELKTLRRIDSRLQGHPDHVRLPYVEAATGSLGQGLSVAVGMALAERLDARHDYRVYCLLGDGELQAGQVWEAAMAASKFRLAKLTAIVDYNKVQLDGHVRSVMDLEPLADKWAAFGWNVQQVDGHSVEALIAAFDAADAQTERPDVIIAHTVKGKGVSFMEDTHAWHGKAPTDEELERAIAELEAA, encoded by the coding sequence GTGACCTCTGTCGAAGAACTCCAAGCCATCGCCAAAGAGCTGCGCATCGAATCGCTGCGGATGATCCACGCCGGCGGCTCGGGCCATCCGGGTGGCTCCCTGTCGGCCGCGGAGATCGCGGCGACGCTGTACTTTCGCGTTCTGCGCTACCGCGTGGGCAAGCCCGACGATCCCTCGCGCGACCGCTTCCTGATCTCCAAGGGGCACGGCGTGCCGGTGATCTATGCCGCGCTGGCTCGGGCTGGCTGCATTCCGCGGGACGAGCTCAAGACCCTTCGCCGCATCGACAGCCGCCTGCAGGGTCATCCCGACCACGTCCGCCTGCCGTACGTGGAGGCGGCCACGGGCTCGCTCGGGCAGGGCCTCTCGGTCGCGGTGGGAATGGCGCTGGCCGAGCGCCTCGATGCCAGGCACGACTATCGCGTCTACTGCCTGCTGGGCGATGGCGAGTTGCAGGCAGGACAGGTGTGGGAGGCTGCGATGGCGGCCTCCAAGTTCCGCCTGGCCAAGCTGACGGCCATCGTCGACTACAACAAGGTTCAGCTCGACGGCCACGTGCGCTCGGTGATGGATCTGGAGCCGCTGGCCGACAAATGGGCGGCGTTCGGTTGGAACGTCCAGCAGGTGGACGGCCATTCGGTCGAAGCGTTGATCGCCGCCTTCGATGCCGCCGACGCGCAGACCGAGCGGCCCGACGTCATCATCGCGCATACGGTCAAGGGCAAGGGCGTGTCGTTCATGGAAGACACGCACGCCTGGCACGGCAAGGCGCCCACCGATGAGGAGCTCGAGCGTGCGATCGCCGAGCTGGAGGCGGCCTAG
- a CDS encoding adenine phosphoribosyltransferase — MDISALIRDVPDFPKPGILFKDITPVLANGDALRAVVDRMAERYRGRIDAVVGIESRGFLLGAPVAYALGVGLCIVRKPGKLPHDRHTVTYDLEYGSDSLEIHKDALPHHGRVAVIDDLLATGGTARATVELVRAAGGSVVECGFLIELAFLGGATRLQPTPTFALLRYD; from the coding sequence ATGGATATCTCCGCTTTGATCCGCGACGTGCCCGACTTCCCCAAGCCGGGAATCCTCTTCAAGGACATCACCCCCGTCCTGGCCAACGGCGATGCGCTGCGCGCCGTCGTCGATCGCATGGCGGAACGCTACCGCGGCCGCATCGACGCGGTGGTGGGCATCGAGTCGCGCGGCTTCCTGCTGGGAGCGCCGGTGGCCTACGCTCTCGGCGTCGGCCTTTGCATCGTTCGCAAGCCGGGCAAGCTGCCGCACGACCGCCACACCGTCACCTACGATCTCGAGTACGGCAGCGACTCCCTCGAGATCCACAAGGATGCGCTGCCCCACCACGGTCGTGTGGCGGTGATCGATGACCTGCTGGCCACGGGAGGAACTGCACGAGCCACCGTCGAGCTGGTTCGCGCCGCCGGCGGCAGCGTCGTCGAATGCGGGTTCCTGATCGAGCTCGCGTTTCTCGGCGGCGCGACGCGCTTGCAGCCGACGCCGACGTTTGCACTGCTGCGATACGACTGA
- the surE gene encoding 5'/3'-nucleotidase SurE yields the protein MLLACNDDGIQSAGLLALVESLQQIDEVVVVAPDRERSAVSHALTLERPLRAEEIRPGWFAVDGTPTDCINLALNGLFRDRRPWLVVSGINRGANLGDDITYSGTVSAAMESVLLGIPAVAFSQVGRVTFQYAAAASFAAALVASLRGRPLPPDTLLNVNVPDSAPTGYAITRQGKRRYGDAIVENVDPRGRKYYWIGGSELEFDDAPGTDFTAIRDGLISVTPLHLDLTNYDSIKALASLELSWP from the coding sequence ATGCTGCTGGCCTGCAACGACGACGGAATCCAATCGGCAGGCCTGCTGGCGCTTGTCGAGTCCCTCCAACAGATCGACGAGGTGGTGGTGGTGGCGCCGGACCGCGAGCGCTCCGCCGTCAGCCACGCGCTGACCCTGGAGCGGCCGCTGCGTGCCGAAGAGATTCGCCCCGGCTGGTTCGCGGTCGACGGCACGCCGACCGACTGCATCAACCTCGCGCTCAACGGCCTGTTTCGTGACCGGCGGCCCTGGCTGGTCGTCTCGGGCATCAATCGCGGCGCCAACCTCGGCGACGACATCACGTATTCGGGAACGGTATCGGCGGCCATGGAGTCGGTGCTTTTGGGCATTCCGGCCGTGGCCTTCTCGCAGGTCGGCCGGGTAACGTTCCAGTACGCCGCAGCCGCCTCGTTCGCCGCGGCGCTGGTGGCCTCGCTTCGCGGCCGGCCGCTGCCGCCGGACACCCTTCTCAACGTCAACGTGCCCGACAGCGCGCCCACCGGCTACGCGATCACGCGTCAGGGCAAACGGCGCTACGGGGACGCGATCGTCGAGAACGTCGACCCGCGCGGCCGCAAGTACTACTGGATCGGCGGCTCCGAACTCGAGTTCGATGATGCGCCGGGAACCGATTTCACCGCCATCCGCGATGGCCTGATTTCGGTGACGCCGCTGCATCTGGACCTGACCAACTACGATTCGATCAAGGCGCTGGCGTCGCTCGAGCTGAGCTGGCCGTGA
- a CDS encoding NADH-quinone oxidoreductase subunit I → MRRPEDLTFSERIFVPEVVRGLLVTGRRFWRNLFLHIAHQFGIARGTEASVTLQYPEQYLKYGAGYRGSHRLTLKEDGSVRCTACFLCATACPARCIHIEAGEHPDPTVEKFPVRYEIDTLRCIYCGFCVEACPCDAIRMDTSVHPRVSGYSREDFIEDKQMLMSRSITMREKGEDVLMEEQIDLYQRAKAGEAVARS, encoded by the coding sequence GTGCGCCGTCCCGAAGATCTCACCTTCAGCGAGCGGATCTTCGTTCCCGAGGTCGTCCGCGGCCTGCTGGTGACGGGCCGCCGCTTCTGGCGCAACCTCTTCCTCCATATTGCGCATCAGTTCGGCATCGCACGCGGCACCGAAGCCTCGGTGACGCTGCAGTATCCCGAACAGTACCTGAAGTACGGCGCCGGTTACCGCGGCAGCCATCGTCTGACGCTCAAGGAGGACGGCTCGGTGCGCTGCACGGCCTGCTTCCTTTGCGCGACCGCGTGTCCCGCACGCTGCATCCATATCGAGGCGGGTGAGCATCCCGATCCGACGGTGGAGAAGTTCCCCGTGCGCTACGAGATCGATACTCTGCGCTGCATCTACTGCGGCTTCTGCGTCGAGGCCTGTCCGTGCGATGCGATCCGCATGGATACCTCCGTGCATCCTCGGGTGTCCGGCTACTCGCGTGAGGACTTCATCGAGGACAAGCAGATGCTCATGAGCCGCTCGATCACGATGCGCGAGAAGGGCGAGGATGTGCTGATGGAAGAGCAGATCGATCTCTACCAGCGCGCCAAGGCGGGCGAGGCCGTCGCCAGGTCGTGA
- a CDS encoding Coenzyme F420 hydrogenase/dehydrogenase, beta subunit C-terminal domain has product MKEHPYKEKPTFKDMMNDVVEYGSCCECGSCVLVCPHNVIEYIDGKPKQTAKATAPFDYCGISEGIGCDVCAQVCPRLAPREFQLPSSVFGGQEGRLYRGGFGTYQEIYAARAKDPRILEVCQDGGVVTALLVHLMQTGRIDGAIVSAPDPERPCAPRPICATTVDEIVEAAGSWYTYVPNDLALQQAVDKDCQRVAFVGVPCQVTPVRKAELRDTGFIRTDTKRDKIIDRQTKSLKDPVSRIAVRIGLLCSEVFDFEGLMVRKIEGELGIPLTDVKKFNVKGEVLVYRKDGELVKINLREAQEHARPECHHCGDFSAELADISCGGVGSMDWTITITRTDLGRRVMQDMIDAGLLEVRPIEDFENSLKVLLRLARRQHQRVPVGPGGLPAVRPSYYRPSPDGAGS; this is encoded by the coding sequence GTGAAGGAACATCCGTACAAGGAAAAGCCCACGTTCAAGGACATGATGAACGACGTGGTCGAGTACGGCTCGTGCTGCGAGTGCGGCTCGTGCGTGCTGGTGTGTCCGCACAACGTCATCGAGTACATCGACGGCAAGCCCAAGCAGACCGCCAAGGCCACCGCGCCTTTCGACTACTGCGGCATCAGCGAGGGCATCGGCTGCGACGTCTGCGCGCAGGTCTGCCCGCGTCTGGCCCCGCGCGAGTTCCAGCTCCCTTCCAGCGTCTTCGGAGGCCAGGAGGGGCGTCTGTATCGCGGCGGCTTCGGCACCTACCAGGAGATCTACGCCGCTCGTGCCAAGGATCCGCGCATCCTGGAGGTGTGTCAGGACGGTGGGGTCGTCACCGCCTTGCTCGTTCACCTGATGCAGACCGGCCGCATCGACGGCGCCATCGTCTCGGCCCCCGATCCGGAGCGGCCGTGCGCGCCGAGGCCCATCTGCGCAACCACGGTGGACGAAATCGTCGAAGCCGCAGGCTCCTGGTACACCTACGTCCCCAACGACCTGGCGCTCCAGCAGGCGGTGGACAAGGACTGCCAGCGCGTCGCCTTCGTCGGTGTGCCCTGCCAGGTCACGCCCGTGCGCAAGGCCGAGCTGCGCGACACCGGCTTCATCCGCACCGACACCAAGCGCGACAAGATCATCGATCGGCAGACCAAGAGTTTGAAGGACCCGGTCAGCCGCATCGCCGTTCGCATCGGCCTGCTGTGCTCGGAGGTCTTCGATTTCGAAGGGCTGATGGTGCGCAAGATCGAAGGCGAGCTCGGCATCCCGCTGACGGACGTCAAGAAATTCAACGTCAAGGGGGAGGTGCTCGTCTACCGCAAGGACGGGGAGCTCGTGAAGATCAACCTGCGCGAGGCGCAGGAGCACGCGCGCCCCGAGTGCCATCACTGTGGAGACTTCTCCGCCGAGCTGGCCGACATCTCCTGCGGCGGCGTGGGCTCGATGGACTGGACCATCACCATCACGCGCACGGATCTGGGGCGGCGCGTCATGCAGGACATGATCGATGCGGGGTTGCTGGAGGTGAGGCCTATCGAAGACTTCGAGAACTCGCTCAAGGTCCTGCTGCGGCTGGCGCGCCGGCAGCATCAGCGAGTGCCGGTGGGGCCCGGCGGCTTGCCGGCGGTGCGGCCGAGCTACTACCGGCCTTCACCGGACGGCGCCGGCAGCTGA
- the nuoB gene encoding NADH-quinone oxidoreductase subunit NuoB, giving the protein MAKPILTTRKSPGLGEIRGDAGMISDAVVVTRVDAALAWARKYSIFPYPFATACCAMEFMSLSMAPYDIDRFGALLPRFTPRQADLLMVIGTVTVRQAPILKRVYDQMAEPKWVMAFGACASTGGFYDNYSTLPGIDRVVPVDVYVAGCPPRPEGVIDALMALQRKIQGEPQATAFSSVAAES; this is encoded by the coding sequence ATGGCAAAGCCCATCTTGACCACCAGGAAGTCTCCGGGTCTCGGCGAAATACGAGGCGACGCGGGAATGATCTCCGATGCGGTGGTCGTCACGCGCGTCGATGCCGCTCTGGCGTGGGCTCGCAAATACTCGATCTTCCCGTATCCCTTTGCCACCGCCTGCTGCGCGATGGAATTCATGTCGCTGTCGATGGCTCCCTATGACATCGACCGCTTCGGGGCGCTGCTTCCGCGCTTCACGCCGCGTCAGGCCGATCTGCTCATGGTCATCGGGACGGTCACCGTTCGCCAGGCGCCGATCCTCAAGCGCGTCTATGACCAGATGGCCGAGCCGAAGTGGGTGATGGCTTTCGGTGCCTGCGCTTCCACCGGTGGTTTCTACGACAACTACTCGACGCTTCCCGGCATCGATCGGGTCGTGCCCGTGGATGTGTACGTTGCCGGCTGCCCGCCGCGTCCCGAAGGCGTGATCGATGCGCTGATGGCGCTGCAGCGAAAGATCCAGGGCGAGCCGCAGGCGACCGCGTTCTCGTCGGTCGCAGCGGAGAGCTAG
- the nuoF gene encoding NADH-quinone oxidoreductase subunit NuoF, whose amino-acid sequence MFQKVLLHYRDVPDGLVAIDKYIADGGYKTARRVLSEMAPDAIVAAVKESNLRGRGGAGFPTGLKWSFVAKNTGKPIYLLCNADESEPGTFKDRDIIENDPHQLLEGIMISAYAIGCTDAYIYIRGEFGYGAEVLKTAIAEAYAQGFLGTNAFGTGRTLHIHLHRGAGAYICGEETGLIESLEGKRAHPRIKPPFPAVYGVFGCPTIVNNVETLACVRHILERGADWFKAIGPESGPGPKLYCVSGHVQKPGVYELPMGTPLREIIEVHAGGMLPGRKLKAVIPGGSSVPILRGDEIDIAMDFDSVSKAGSMLGSAGIIVMDDSTDMVAALRRIAHFYHHESCGQCTPCREGTGWLEKILIRLDEGEGTPDDIRVLDNVAKGMLGTTICVLSDAAAMPVRSFLAKFADEFRSAAGRSGGAAAA is encoded by the coding sequence ATGTTCCAGAAGGTACTGCTTCATTACCGCGACGTCCCGGACGGCCTCGTCGCGATCGACAAGTACATCGCCGACGGCGGCTACAAGACGGCGCGGCGCGTGCTGTCGGAGATGGCGCCGGACGCCATCGTGGCGGCGGTCAAGGAGTCCAACCTGCGCGGCCGCGGTGGCGCCGGATTCCCTACGGGCCTGAAATGGTCTTTCGTCGCCAAGAACACCGGCAAGCCCATCTACCTGCTCTGCAACGCCGATGAGAGTGAGCCCGGAACGTTCAAGGATCGCGACATCATCGAGAACGATCCTCATCAGCTTCTCGAAGGGATCATGATCTCGGCCTACGCGATCGGCTGCACCGACGCGTACATCTACATCCGCGGCGAGTTCGGTTACGGCGCCGAGGTGCTCAAGACGGCGATCGCCGAGGCCTATGCACAAGGCTTCCTCGGAACCAACGCTTTCGGCACCGGCAGGACGCTGCACATTCACCTGCATCGAGGAGCCGGCGCCTACATCTGCGGCGAGGAGACCGGACTCATCGAGTCGCTCGAAGGCAAGCGCGCGCACCCTCGCATCAAGCCGCCGTTTCCGGCGGTCTACGGGGTTTTCGGCTGCCCGACCATCGTCAACAACGTCGAGACGCTGGCCTGCGTGCGGCACATCCTCGAGCGCGGCGCCGACTGGTTCAAGGCGATCGGACCGGAATCCGGGCCGGGCCCCAAGCTCTACTGCGTCTCGGGCCACGTGCAGAAGCCGGGCGTCTACGAGCTGCCCATGGGCACGCCGCTTCGCGAGATCATCGAGGTGCACGCCGGTGGCATGCTGCCGGGACGCAAGCTCAAGGCCGTCATTCCCGGCGGCTCCTCGGTTCCCATTCTTCGCGGCGACGAGATCGACATAGCCATGGACTTCGACTCGGTTTCCAAGGCGGGCTCGATGCTGGGCTCGGCCGGCATCATCGTCATGGACGATTCGACCGACATGGTGGCGGCGTTGCGTCGCATCGCGCACTTCTACCATCACGAGTCCTGCGGGCAGTGCACGCCGTGCCGCGAAGGCACGGGATGGCTCGAGAAGATCCTGATCCGTCTGGACGAGGGCGAGGGCACGCCCGACGACATCCGCGTACTGGACAATGTCGCCAAGGGGATGCTCGGCACCACGATCTGCGTGCTCTCGGATGCGGCGGCCATGCCCGTGCGCAGCTTCCTGGCCAAGTTCGCCGACGAGTTCCGCTCGGCCGCCGGCAGGAGCGGCGGCGCGGCCGCAGCCTGA